Proteins encoded by one window of Lycium barbarum isolate Lr01 chromosome 11, ASM1917538v2, whole genome shotgun sequence:
- the LOC132619976 gene encoding uncharacterized protein LOC132619976, with protein MGGVEFEGTVNPTDAEQWLEHMERVFEQLECLEAAKFKYVVSLLQKYAYDLWVSVPNAKEKPSVLTWNDFVKEFHMKYVPLAYHDAKKKEFLNLEQMSMSIAEYQQKFPKLSRYAGGIINNGIDKYRRFEDSLNDSIRKFVERINKEQASRNENKFRKADVDLGGPSKRGRFDNCKAGSVYKSAQHKQNISNFSTPSTPSYGQGKTRIPTCAQCGKNHYGTCRRASGACFNCGRFDHKVKDCPNPNLISSLCTEGSVQKPITTPSQGNRGARSRNIQATSAGGANQASGSRATSRAYAMRQRDG; from the exons ATGGGCGGAGTTGAGTTTGAAGGCACTGTTAATCCTACTGATGCTGAGCAGTGGTTGGAGCACATGGAGAGAGTATTTGAGCAATTAGAGTGTTTAGAAGCTGCCAAATTTAAGTATGTTGTCTCACTGTTACAAAAATATGCTTATGACTTGTGGGTAAGTGTGCCGAATGCCAAGGAAAAACCTTCCGTTCTTACTTGGAATGATTTTGTGAAAGAATTTCATATGAAGTATGTCCCACTTGCTTATCATGATGCAAAGAAAAAGGAGTTTCTGAATTTAGAGCAAATGAGTATGTCTATTGCGGAATATCAACAAAAGTTTCCCAAGCTTTCTCGTTATGCTGGTGGTATTATCAATAATGGAATAGATAAGTACAGGCGATTCGAAGACAGTTTGAATGATTCCATCAGAAAGTTTGTG GAAAGAATCAACAAGGAACAAGCTAGTAGAAATGAAAACAAGTTCAGAAAAGCTGATGTAGATTTAGGAGGTCCATCTAAAAGGGGAAGGTTTGACAATTGTAAAGCTGGTAGTGTTTACAAGTCAGCCCAGCATAAGCAAAATATATCAAATTTCTCTACTCCTAGCACTCCAAGCTATGGCCAAGGCAAGACGCGTATACCCACTTGTGCACAATGTGGAAAGAATCACTATGGTACTTGCAGGAGAGCTTCTGGTGCTTGTTTTAATTGTGGGCGCTTCGATCATAAAGTGAAGGATTGTCCAAATCCTAACCTTATTTCTTCTCTGTGTACGGAAGGCTCAGTTCAGAAACCTATTACCACTCCTTCTCAAGGGAATAGAGGTGCAAGATCTAGAAACATACAAGCAACAAGTGCAGGTGGAGCTAATCAAGCTAGTGGGTCAAGAGCTACATCACGAGCTTATGCTATGAGACAGAGGGATGGCTAA
- the LOC132619975 gene encoding uncharacterized protein LOC132619975, translating into MRFGQKRKVSPRFIGPYEVLERVGPVAYKLALSPELDKIHNVFHVSMRRRYHSDPSHILPIESIEVNPDQTYDEEPIQILAHEMKELRNKKIPLVKVPWRNHSGKEATWEREEDMQTQHPHLL; encoded by the coding sequence atgagaTTTGGCCAAAAAAGAAAAGTTAGTCCTCGATTTATTGGACCATATGAAGTACTTGAGAGAGTTGGCCCAGTTGCATATAAACTAGCTCTTTCACCCGAGTTAGATAAGATCCACaatgtatttcatgtttctatgcgtAGAAGATATCATTCGGATCCATCTCATATTCTTCCCATTGAATCCATTGAGGTCAATCCTGACCAGACATATGATGAGGAACCTATCCAAATCTTGGCACATGAGATGAAAGAGCTTAGAAACAAGAAAATTCCATTAGTAAAAGTCCCTTGGAGGAATCATTCTGGAAAAGAAGCTACCTGGGAGCGAGAAGAGGATATGCAAACTCAACATCCACATTTGTTGTGA